A single window of Cydia strobilella chromosome 18, ilCydStro3.1, whole genome shotgun sequence DNA harbors:
- the LOC134749783 gene encoding FIGNL1-interacting regulator of recombination and mitosis-like, with product MDDSQSSDLLSNRMDSCNSPQQNMQSVPYDTLLKKTKDLLDEYLRNGIPKTSAHFSSLLEDCNTCISQSMDIIIGLLVDTEVHYKTLIEYMEHAVCLLQTLSSFIKTIMESVSLSCHTMSTLPVMTGNIVMVVFNHCKDSETLYGKHLKHVEKQLKDLFRTCHELQLTYLMVMEKHFVFDLTEKEEQDILLKALDINLAIGEIVQTLDVKTMAEQWKAYTAICEKYSNFLSDKIIFQDCTKILCAMTINNITTALQPNLEDKIVLRSLKIASFTIKIILKLCGIFKSAPGRNYTSIMELFVFIYKHNGPYLELVNRKSPQFINQITILIHNPCDLLLTQLICDDVFSECCLHLNTETLRKKDGMIGYIILLTSAMARALDKNVAANEFKQDVIRCLFNILQKCHIWFNKGLKFTNTKHASRSYGLYEYILIHTIALASTLSREQYTALEQLMYEALLGTDCWSALFASDLWVALARNNRELLLTQMDFLCKTYKTLENNHLFYESPQKVHLSYIIGRLFELTETRDKIKLYNNYNLALWTPLQIKNMPSEVQEKAVEDIINELLTKYENFLSSNIQCENKIRQMSKLMKAAATCRFVDGDETFEDYVIKVWLKSCPKNRIVLNQSYFDTSHMWYLEHLEALVALTKAMTRLKKDDGALAKILHVMANIAQLGNAELNLVILDLICQLALQTCNEDKNALESLTTDAFKSIIQKSDNVIHNCLLTHLLKYTDHKNYEYVVAQVFSLDDSLQEIYSSFLQGTTHDIEQWNHLTSVYSSYVHKCIESPVVELLSSGSSREKNSSNFELADIDSLFEGDSESEPVSKKAKYTNEGRLGEIITRLEADSLLLSSEKENVFSTEEISRIRMVCDRLRNIID from the exons ATGGATGATTCTCAGAGCTCTGATTTACTCTCAAATAGAATGGACTCGTGTAACAGTCCTCAACAAAAT ATGCAGTCAGTGCCGTATGATACTCTTCTGAAAAAAACCAAGGATTTACTTGATGAGTATCTTCGGAATGGAATTCCAAAAACGTCTGCGCATTTCAGTTCTCTGTTGGAGGACTGCAATACTTGCATTTCTCAG AGTATGGACATCATAATTGGCCTTCTGGTGGACACTGAAGTCCACTACAAAACTTTGATAGAGTACATGGAACATGCAGTATGCCTGCTGCAAACGTTGTCAAGCTTTATCAAGACAATTATGGAGTCTGTGTCCCTGTCTTGTCACACAATGAGCACTTTACCAGTCATGACTGGAAATATAGTAATGGTGGTTTTTAACCATTGTAAAGATAG TGAGACACTTTACGGCAAACACTTGAAACATGTTGAGAAGCAGTTGAAAGACTTGTTCCGGACTTGCCATGAACTGCAACTGACGTACTTGATGGTGATGGAGAAACACTTTGTCTTTGATCTGACAGAAAAAGAAGAGCAGGATATACTTTTAAAAG CATTGGACATCAATTTGGCAATTGGGGAAATAGTCCAAACCCTTGATGTAAAGACAATGGCAGAGCAATGGAAGGCTTACACTGCCATCTGTGAGAAATATTCAAATTTCCTGAGCGACAAAATTATCTTTCAAGACTGTACGAAAATTCTCTGTGCCATGACAATAAATAACATCACTACTGCCTTACAG CCAAATCTTGAAGATAAAATAGTCCTAAGGTCATTAAAAATAGCAAGTTTCACAATTAAAATCATCCTGAAACTTTGTGGCATATTCAAATCAGCTCCAGGAAGAAATTACACCAGCATCATggaattatttgtttttatttacaa gcACAATGGTCCTTACTTGGAACTGGTAAACAGGAAATCACCTCAATTCATAaatcaaataactattctaataCATAATCCGTGTGATCTCCTGTTAACGCAGCTGATTTGCGACGACGTGTTCTCAGAA TGCTGTCTGCATTTAAacacagaaacactaagaaagAAAGACGGAATGATTGGCTATATCATCCTGCTAACTTCTGCAATGGCAAGAGCCTTAGATAAAAATGTTGCAGCAAACGAATTCAAACAGGACGTCATTCGTTGCTTATTTAACATACTACAAAAAT gtcATATCTGGTTCAATAAAGGTCTCAAATTCACAAATACCAAGCACGCCAGCCGGTCGTACGGTCTTTACGAGTACATACTAATTCACACCATCGCCTTAGCTTCGACATTGAGTCGTGAGCAATATACGGCGCTAGAGCAGCTGATGTATGAGGCTCTGTTGGGTACTGATTGTTGGAGCGCCTTGTTTGCTTCTGACTTGTGGGTTGCGTTGGCGAG AAATAATCGTGAATTATTATTAACGCAAATGGACTTCCTTTGCAAAACTTATAAAACATTGGAAAACAATCACTTATTCTACGAGTCGCCTCAAAAAGTACATTTGAGCTACATTATAGGTAGGCTGTTTGAGCTAACGGAGACCAGGGACAAAATAAAActgtacaataattataatttagctCTATGGACACCTTTGCAAATTAAAAACATGCCTTCTGAAGTTCAGGAGAAAGCCGTTGAAGATATTATTAATGAATTACTTACGAAATATGAGAACTTCCTTTCGTCAAATATACAATGTGAAAATAAGATAAGGCAAATG AGTAAACTGATGAAAGCTGCAGCTACATGCAGATTCGTTGATGGAGATGAAACCTTCGAAGACTATGTAATCAAAGTGTGGCTGAAATCTTGCCCAAAGAACAGAATAGTACTTAATCAGAGTTATTTTGATACAAGTCATATGTGGTATTTGGAGCATTTGGAAGCACTGGTAGCTTTAACGAAAGCAATGACACGACTGAAGAAAGATGATGGGGCCCTTGCTAag ATTCTTCACGTCATGGCAAATATAGCACAGCTGGGCAATGCTGAACTAAACTTAGTGATACTCGACCTTATATGTCAATTAGCGCTACAAACGTGCAACGAAGATAAAAACGCCCTGGAATCCCTAACAACTGATGCCTTTAaaagtattatacaaaaaagcgacaatgtgatacATAATTGTCTATTAACACATCTTCTAAAATACACAGATCACAAAAACTATGAATACGTGGTTGCACAAGTGTTTAGTTTAGACGATTCTTTGCAAGAAATCTACAGCTCGTTTCTTCAAGGCACTACTCATGACATAGAACAGTGGAATCATTTGACGTCTGTATACAGTTCTTACGTTCATAAATGTATCGAATCTCCTGTCGTAGAGTTACTAAGTTCAGGGTCGTCAAGAGAGAAAAACAGTAGTAACTTTGAATTGGCCGATATCGATTCCTTGTTTGAAGGGGATAGCGAGTCTGAACCAGTCAGCAAAAAAGCGAAATACACAAATGAGGGCAGATTGGGAGAGATAATAACCCGTTTAGAAGCAGACTCGTTACTGCTTTCCAGTGAAAAGGAGAATGTTTTTAGTACTGAAGAGATTTCTAGAATAAGAATGGTGTGTGATCGATTGAGAAATATAATTGATTGA